A single region of the Gasterosteus aculeatus chromosome 1, fGasAcu3.hap1.1, whole genome shotgun sequence genome encodes:
- the xirp2a gene encoding uncharacterized protein xirp2a isoform X2: protein MYQAAVSKKESASSSAAVMSESEARSLPGGLASVKKQFESREFASSTSQSAVAQVHFEQRSVQETSSSSEVTVRSSTREVVPSTSLLHEQHQVIHDERVHQNHVAASYGNHYNETVMVIGGEDLPKVSTQSLKQQYEKTIEEAAPAKEIKVDVDFNQFQWAPVTQSSTSSYDASSTVKTATRTASSVASASSFAYELTDHFPPPPSNLPQDTPDHVSSQPQEPASQHKHAITKEQYFKHKSTAELKRLYKHINPEVRKNLQEDFLSELTEAERKDLESEEMIGDVQQACYLFENDGNGSSKCSSPDREYVEWDEILKGEVQSMRWMFENKPLDTIKDDNPGEDQVGNIAQQEIIAGKDVRHTAWMFETRPIDALGTDAVDATGQSQKSTADLARGDVRTATWLFETQPLDYLNKIYQEDEQETAVVVNKSITGGDVKTARYLFETQHLDSLGKTETIEESNFLNLKSELEEVKGDVKTTTRMFETQPMCVIRGDSGEMLEITTIRREETEKGDVKTSRWMFETQPLDIINKDPAMVKLICGISMEDDVQVGVNKGRWLFETKTLDTIRDEEWESSRKQKEDIIGTDVRKHCLVFETQAMDTLKDNANARPLPSEEIVGGDVQTAKHLFETVPMENLKELLEVGKLQKMVASEEEKGDVRHQKWVFESEPLENIREEKKEITRTVNLEAVDKIDVTNYKERFESMDLSKCEGTQKIQVEGVTSGSVRSNRVLFESTPMYAMQDSSGHYHEVKTVRREEIVKGDVRSCRWMFETRPIDEFDESINRFQIIKGISKQEVESGDVKTAKWLFETQALDSIKSFGQCEDEEHACKEGIEIEKGDVKTCRWLFETQPMDALYEKMEKSEVDVEEVQRGDVKTCTWLFETQTLDNIRDHTESETILKTCTVKQDDVQGKDVRLARFLFETENLENLTGEDGGSFRRVTEIDVQSGDVSRMKYIFENRSSDIMSSSSGETMQRLKTQQVEEIQKGDVVNCTWMFEHHPIDNIRDESADAKESRTVTDVKGGDVDKGRFIFETYSLDEIKEDSTETDKSKITSIFREEVERGDVKNYTMMFETQPLYAICDKEGRYHEVTTVTKEEIIRGDVVGARWQFETKPLDSIRDSEEVYVIQAVTEEGINKGDVNTARWRFETQPLDEITEEGKVRLKSVADIQGGDVKTNKQRFETDEMSQRYVKTVSVSEIQKGDVRSATWMFETRTIDEIRGEGAEYDGMERVTKEEVMKGDVKQSVWLFEKQPLDTIKETDGTELVVTKEQIPQADVKSTTWLFESPPFNEFNESEMKRTEIMGKSIKDTLEELYSQKMVESQGVLIEADEIGDVRMAKYNLMNQKAPQIQREETIRGDLSNIMMNLLSRREVTERGITIDSEERGNINTTVRQLFNQERGINVEKEEIVRGDIQEAVNNLLKSEGSSKRGILIQEDEKGDVKLTIYSLLNKGERVSMEKEDIVQGNVSRTLHRLLSNSGGEDSKKIRVGDKERGNVSFYSTCIESGALDYLKQLQYEPGETQEESRKENIIGGDIQETKILLRKSQQEIGRTVAKHEIVPGDVHSNVKVFMTEPAVTYRNLEKRDIVKGDLNAALDSLTQAMNQKVLIEKEEVVKGDIPTTLKSLEEAQHQAKEMEKPEIIRGDIKGALESLEKSATTNTEVTVEDLVPGDIKGTLKSLEEAKKAVKEVEKEEILKGDIHIAMQSLHEATSEKKTFQHQVSEQGDVRGTIQLLLEPTSPRLQRRGSIEGDVKTSIKCLYEGQEATRVEKEEVVKGDVRGAIKNLMQRKQYSNLKRTHPAKKAKVPVKNPLSAKPAERECLPKAQSEREGADPSPAVEKLSQSAESQKHTERHNESKSVKTQVITQEAHSVTVAKTDNTTGAAQQMSTREQKQQVLPPQKTPAPKPILVPEKQMTISEQAAVDVMKEVQNIRTSTHTNISSKQVCETKSIKQVHATATERTAVVRRQTAAEQTSQVQLENRALLQKHNAKNTETTTAAAAVVQRQTAAEQTSQVQLENRALLQKHNAKNTETTAAAAVVQRQTAAEQTSLVQAENRALLQKHNAKNTETTTAAAAVVQRQTAAEQTSLVQAENRALLQKHNAKNLNSGHRSLATRGDGGTKKVKPEIHFPPPPSSPPPPSESELSLPPPPSPEGLARPPSVMRQDSDLPPPPPPPPMECKSEAEFFPLPPPPPPPPSVGGQDFLPPPPSQQELHAAPPPAGRGKPIGKPLFKVPTQAETQKQAVQMKPKWQKKKPTPPTPPPPPTQPPPSRAEMSMEQKEGAEVQTVKKIETSERVQSEVTASTTKIPSIPAVSPKPPKKSFVPPIKLPPPPEPAPPAKPKTYARKFKTPLMLAEERYRQQMETEEIARSNVTTPTSPPVKRPSSAAARSAETEEAVDASKAKSGEATAVSTDGIMPAKNTDSQIPLSKPLISVLNKKSQSGSSNVSVDKKSVTSQHVEKMASNEVVNKTQAAHKQQTVSSSQASNIEKQSCSNVVTSSVTEQQFIKISGTRCVTAVQENVNLQTAAALTAEDVRNRGAPLTPGAKMSPSQSTKIPKAAPSFKVKTFKMPTETNEERCDTHSQREESQTKGIQRSHLTSARTEMRTEMTVKEKKSHVTAQDVEQDVHVEKGEQVQRHVADVKPSPPVTLSPVMPEEGKMAPAPAHSGHVSVSRGCQQSVRTERVQRHEEAVLTESVVQQRREAAHARAHKAARGDESRSGKISDLEKCRVMQRLLAEMKELEGAPGKMDSDAVGVIMSKLPDWAMGSDEKRNFGEIAQQQSKKKLKEMMVYVRNICHAKLSLLEESAKAAEQPGQERDAAPPRPDAGSPAATSATVSKISIGSSLQERKVHREQWEASDRRVSSPLASVRTPSPTFISIESRRIDSQSRVTPSPPPFRAVGTPPPPPRRSHTPTAASRATPSPTLCRSEKLTKLRDTTSKLSRSMTPPPPPPAPASDCVFAEREQCSPFQVGEPPADGGEEGSVDMAEMVDSMMTVRDKKSFFEEAQKVEGSRMYTRKDPIDIPERLGPDAEEGAAAAAAMDVSKADLPKVDLSKLVNRFESPQPKVYARKEPIVIAERLGSDTEDAEADPPRTDEVHSFNVRAIKNVFETGEHGSQAARELREIIERREPEAARPQAAARAETTVVTELFCAVDDATAHRPGSSAARGNPPSYADVVRGAAQAADVPADVSTEELLRSFQQSWSESQGVFQNLGFSVTEQRSSQVVTRQQATVVTENSSSRVRAVPGVSEEGLPDGVALRRQTQLP from the exons ATGTACCAAGCCGCCGTGTCGAAGAAGGAGAGCGCCAGTTCCTCCGCCGCG GTGATGAGTGAGTCGGAGGCGCGCTCGCTGCCCGGAGGCCTGGCCAGCGTGAAGAAACAGTTCGAGAGCCGGGAGtttgcctcctccacctcccagtcCGCCGTCGCCCAGGTTCACTTTGAGCAGAGATCTGTCCAG GAGACGTCGAGCTCCTCGGAGGTGACGGTGAGAAGCAGCACCAGAGAGGTCGTCCCCTCCACGAGCCTCCTTCACGAACAACACCAG GTGATCCATGATGAAAGAGTGCACCAGAACCACGTGGCTGCCAGTTACGGGAACCACTACAATGAAACAG TTATGGTCATTGGAGGAGAGGACCTACCGAAGGTTTCCACTCAGTCTTTGAAGCAGCAGTACGAGAAAACGATTGAGGAAGCCGCACCAGCCAAGGAAATTAAG GTCGATGTGGATTTCAACCAGTTTCAATGGGCACCAGTGACTCAGTCCTCCACGTCAAGCTACGACGCCTCGTCCACCGTAAAGACGGCCACTCGCACTGCGTCATCAGTGGCGTCTGCCTCGTCATTTGCTTACGAACTGACGGATCatttccctcctccaccctcaaaCCTGCCACAGGACACCCCTGACCATGTTTCTTCCCAGCCTCAGGAGCCAGCCTCCCAACACAAACACGCTATTACTAAGGAGCAGTACTTTAAACACAAGAGTACAGCTGAGCTAAAGCGCCTCTACAAGCACATCAATCCAGAGGTCCGCAAGAACCTCCAGGAGGACTTCTTGAGTGAGCTCACCGAAGCAGAAAGAAAGGACTTGGAAAGCGAGGAAATGATTGGAGATGTCCAGCAGGCGTGCTACTTGTTTGAGAATGACGGCAATGGCTCAAGCAAGTGTTCGAGCCCTGACAGGGAGTACGTGGAGTGGGATGAAATCCTCAAAGGCGAAGTGCAGTCCATGCGCTGGATGTTTGAGAACAAGCCATTAGATACGATCAAAGACGACAACCCGGGGGAAGACCAGGTGGGGAATATTGCCCAGCAGGAAATCATTGCCGGGAAAGACGTCAGACACACGGCTTGGATGTTTGAGACTCGGCCCATTGATGCTCTGGGGACAGACGCTGTTGATGCAACCGGGCAGTCGCAGAAATCAACAGCTGATCTCGCGAGAGGAGACGTCCGCACCGCCACGTGGCTTTTTGAGACGCAGCCACTTGATTATTTGAACAAGATCTACCAGGAAGACGAGCAGGAGACGGCCGTTGTCGTTAACAAAAGCATCACGGGCGGAGATGTGAAAACCGCCAGATATCTCTTTGAGACCCAGCACCTGGATTCCCTGGGTAAAACGGAAACCATCGAGGAGAGCAACTTCCTCAACCTGAAGTCTGAGCTGGAGGAGGTCAAAGGGGACGTGAAGACGACCACTCGCATGTTTGAGACCCAGCCTATGTGTGTCATCAGGGGGGATTCGGGAGAGATGCTGGAGATCACCACCATCCGCCGGGAGGAGACTGAGAAGGGAGACGTCAAGACGTCACGCTGGATGTTTGAAACCCAGCCCCTGGATATTATTAACAAAGACCCAGCCATGGTGAAGCTGATTTGTGGTATCTCCATGGAGGACGACGTCCAAGTTGGTGTGAACAAAGGCAGGTGGCTTTTCGAGACAAAGACCCTCGACACCATCAGGGATGAAGAATGGGAGAGTTCCAGGAAGCAAAAGGAGGACATAATTGGTACGGACGTGAGGAAGCACTGTCTGGTTTTCGAGACTCAGGCTATGGACACACTGAAAGACAACGCCAATGCTAGACCGTTACCTTCTGAGGAGATAGTAGGAGGAGATGTTCAAACGGCAAAACACCTGTTTGAAACGGTCCCCATGGAAAATCTGAAAGAACTGCTGGAAGTGGGGAAACTTCAGAAAATGGTTGCATCGGAAGAAGAAAAGGGCGACGTTAGACATCAAAAGTGGGTCTTTGAGAGCGAGCCGCTGGAGAACataagggaggagaagaaagagattACAAGAACGGTGAACCTTGAAGCTGTTGACAAAATCGATGTGACCAATTACAAAGAGCGGTTTGAAAGTATGGATTTAAGTAAGTGTGAAGGAACGCAGAAAATCCAAGTTGAAGGCGTCACGAGTGGATCCGTCAGATCCAACAGAGTTCTTTTTGAATCCACCCCTATGTACGCGATGCAAGACAGCTCCGGCCATTACCACGAGGTGAAAACCGTGAGGCGCGAGGAGATTGTGAAGGGAGACGTGCGCAGCTGCCGATGGATGTTTGAAACCCGCCCCATCGATGAGTTTGATGAAAGTATCAATAGGTTTCAGATCATAAAAGGTATATCGAAGCAGGAGGTGGAGTCGGGGGATGTCAAAACGGCCAAGTGGTTGTTTGAAACTCAAGCGCTTGATTCCATTAAATCTTTTGGTCAGTGTGAGGACGAAGAACATGCATGCAAGGAAGGTATTGAAATTGAGAAGGGAGACGTCAAGACTTGCAGGTGGCTATTTGAGACTCAGCCGATGGATGCTCTGTAcgaaaagatggaaaaaagcgAAGTTGACGTCGAGGAAGTTCAAAGAGGTGACGTCAAAACGTGCACGTGGCTCTTCGAGACCCAGACACTTGACAACATACGTGACCACACCGAATCCGAGACCATTCTGAAAACCTGCACGGTGAAACAAGACGACGTCCAAGGAAAAGACGTGCGACTGGCCCGCTTCCTTTTTGAAACGGAGAACCTGGAAAATCTCACTGGCGAGGACGGCGGTTCCTTCAGGAGGGTCACAGAAATTGACGTCCAGTCGGGCGATGTCTCCAGGATGAAGTACATCTTTGAGAATCGCTCCTCGGACATCATGAGCTCCAGCTCTGGGGAAACCATGCAGAGGCTGAAGACGCAGCAGGTGGAAGAAATTCAGAAAGGCGACGTGGTGAACTGCACCTGGATGTTTGAGCATCATCCCATCGATAACATCCGCGACGAGTCGGCGGACGCAAAGGAAAGTCGCACCGTGACTGACGTCAAGGGAGGCGACGTCGATAAGGGCCGCTTCATTTTTGAGACCTACTCTCTGGATGAAATTAAGGAGGATTCTACGGAGACTGACAAATCAAAAATCACAAGTATCTTCAGAGAAGAAGTGGAGAGGGGAGATGTGAAAAATTACACCATGATGTTTGAAACTCAGCCGCTGTATGCAATCTGTGACAAAGAGGGCCGTTATCATGAAGTGACCACGGTTACTAAGGAAGAAATCATTAGAGGAGACGTGGTGGGGGCTCGGTGGCAGTTCGAGACAAAGCCCCTGGATTCAATTAGAGATTCCGAGGAGGTCTACGTTATCCAAGCCGTGACTGAGGAAGGCATCAACAAAGGAGACGTTAACACTGCGAGGTGGAGGTTTGAAACGCAACCTCTGGATGAAATTACCGAGGAAGGAAAAGTCAGGTTGAAAAGCGTGGCGGATATTCAAGGTGGCGATGTGAAGACAAACAAGCAGCGATTTGAGACCGATGAGATGTCTCAGAGGTATGTCAAAACTGTCAGCGTGAGCGAAATCCAAAAAGGTGACGTCAGGTCTGCCACGTGGATGTTTGAAACGCGCACAATTGACGAGATCCGCGGCGAAGGCGCAGAGTATGATGGCATGGAGAGAGTGACAAAAGAGGAAGTAATGAAAGGGGATGTCAAGCAGTCTGTGTGGCTCTTTGAGAAGCAGCCTCTTGACACTATCAAAGAGACCGACGGCACAGAGCTTGTTGTCACAAAGGAGCAAATCCCGCAGGCCGACGTGAAGTCGACAACATGGTTGTTTGAATCCCCTCCGTTCAATGAATTCAACGAGAGCGAAATGAAAAGGACTGAAATAATGGGTAAGAGCATCAAAGACACACTTGAGGAGCTCTACTCTCAGAAAATGGTCGAATCCCAGGGTGTTCTCATTGAAGCAGACGAGATCGGTGACGTGCGCATGGCAAAGTACAATCTCATGAACCAGAAGGCGCCCCAAATCCAGAGAGAGGAGACCATCAGAGGGGACCTGAGCAACATAATGATGAACCTCCTGAGCCGCAGGGAGGTCACCGAAAGGGGGATAACTATCGACAGCGAGGAGCGGGGCAACATCAACACCACGGTGAGGCAGCTATTCAACCAGGAAAGGGGAATCAATGTGGAGAAAGAGGAAATTGTCCGCGGTGACATTCAAGAGGCCGTAAACAATCTCCTCAAGAGTGAGGGCTCCTCCAAGCGTGGCATTCTGATTCAAGAGGATGAGAAAGGAGACGTGAAGTTGACTATCTACTCCCTCTTGAACAAAGGGGAGCGGGTCAGCATGGAGAAAGAGGATATTGTTCAAGGGAACGTAAGCAGAACGCTCCACCGCCTCCTCTCCAACTCCGGGGGAGAAGACTCCAAAAAGATACGGGTCGGAGACAAGGAAAGGGGCAACGTCAGCTTTTACTCCACGTGCATTGAATCGGGCGCCTTGGATTATCTGAAGCAGCTCCAGTACGAACCTGGTGAAACCCAGGAAGAATCGAGAAAGGAGAACATCATAGGCGGGGACATCCAGGAGACCAAAATCTTGCTGCGGAAGAGTCAGCAGGAGATTGGTCGCACGGTGGCCAAACACGAGATAGTTCCTGGTGACGTGCACAGCAACGTAAAGGTCTTCATGACGGAGCCTGCTGTTACCTACAGAAACCTGGAGAAAAGGGATATTGTCAAAGGTGACCTCAATGCAGCCCTGGATTCTCTGACCCAGGCCATGAATCAAAAGGTTTTAATAGAAAAAGAGGAGGTGGTGAAGGGAGACATCCCGACTACTCTGAAGTCTCTGGAGGAGGCCCAGCATCAAGCCAAGGAAATGGAAAAGCCTGAAATTATCAGAGGAGATATTAAAGGTGCTCTAGAGTCCCTGGAGAAATCAGCAACCACCAACACGGAAGTCACAGTCGAAGATTTAGTGCCAGGCGATATCAAAGGGACCCTGAAGTCCCTGGAGGAGGCCAAGAAAGCGGTGAAAGAGGTTGAAAAAGAGGAGATCCTCAAAGGGGACATACACATAGCCATGCAGAGTTTACACGAGGCAACGAGTGAGAAGAAGACTTTCCAGCATCAAGTGAGCGAACAGGGAGATGTTAGAGGCACCATTCAGCTCCTGCTGGAGCCGACTTCTCCCAGACTTCAGCGCCGCGGGAGCATCGAAGGAGACGTGAAAACATCCATAAAATGCCTCTATGAAGGACAGGAGGCAACACgggtggaaaaggaggaggtcGTAAAAGGCGACGTTCGAGGGGCGATAAAGAATCTGATGCAGAGAAAACAGTATTCGAATCTGAAGCGCACACACCCCGCTAAGAAAGCCAAAGTGCCCGTGAAGAATCCATTAAGTGCAAAGCCAGCCGAGCGCGAATGCTTACCGAAAGCCcagagtgagagggagggagccgaTCCATCCCCCGCTGTGGAAAAGCTCTCTCAGAGCGCTGAGTCACAGAAGCACACGGAGAGGCACAATGAAAGCAAATCAGTGAAAACCCAGGTAATAACCCAGGAGGCCCACTCTGTTACTGTGGCCAAAACAGATAATACCACTGGGGCCGCTCAACAGATGAGCACGAGAGAACAGAAGCAGCAAGTTCTGCCCCCGCAGAAAACACCGGCTCCTAAGCCTATTCTGGTACCGGAGAAGCAGATGACTATCAGCGAGCAGGCTGCCGTGGACGTGATGAAAGAGGTGCAAAACATCAGAACATCAACTCACACCAATATTTCAAGCAAACAAGTGTGCGAAACAAAGTCAATCAAGCAGGTGCACGCCACGGCGACGGAGAGGACGGCGGTCGTTCGGAGGCAAACCGCCGCGGAGCAAACGTCTCAGGTCCAACTGGAGAACCGGGCGCTCCTCCAGAAGCACAACGCAAAGAATACAGAGacgacgacggcggcggcggcggtcgtTCAGAGGCAAACCGCCGCGGAGCAAACGTCTCAGGTCCAACTGGAGAACCGGGCGCTCCTCCAGAAGCACAACGCAAAGAATACAGagacgacggcggcggcggcggtcgtTCAGAGGCAAACCGCCGCGGAGCAAACGTCTCTGGTCCAAGCGGAGAACCGGGCGCTCCTCCAGAAGCACAACGCAAAGAATACAGAGacgacgacggcggcggcggcggtcgtTCAGAGGCAAACCGCCGCGGAGCAAACGTCTCTGGTCCAAGCGGAGAACCGGGCGCTCCTCCAGAAGCACAACGCAAAAAATCTGAACAGTGGCCACCGCAGCCTCGCCACCAGAGGTGATGGTGGGACTAAGAAGGTCAAGCCGGAGATTcacttcccccctcctccctcttcgcCGCCTCCGCCCTCCGAGTCGGaactctccctccccccgccgccctcGCCGGAGGGCCTGGCGCGCCCCCCCTCTGTCATGAGGCAGGACAGTGacctcccgccgccgccgcctccgccgcccATGGAGTGCAAGTCCGAGGCTGAGTTTTTCcctctccctccgcctcccccccctccgccctctgTGGGCGGCCAAGATTTCCTCCCGCCACCTCCCTCGCAGCAAGAGCTCCACGCGGCGCCCCCGCCTGCAGGGCGGGGCAAACCGATAGGAAAGCCTCTATTCAAAGTGCCCACGCAAGCAGAGACACAGAAGCAGGCAGTACAAATGAAACCCAAATGGCAGAAAAAGAAGCCGACgcccccaacaccaccaccaccacccactcagccccctccctcccgggcAGAAATGTCAATGGAGCAGAAGGAAGGAGCTGAAGTTCAGACAGTGAAGAAGATTGAAACAAGCGAGCGGGTCCAGTCCGAAGTGACGGCGTCAACAACAAAAATCCCGAGCATCCCAGCTGTGAGCCCGAAGCCACCGAAGAAAAGCTTCGTCCCTCCCATCAAGCTGCCCCCACCTCCTGAACCCGCTCCGCCCGCAAAGCCGAAAACCTACGCTCGGAAATTTAAAACGCCTCTCATGCTCGCAGAGGAAAGGTACCGCCAGCAAATGGAAACAGAAGAAATAGCCAGGAGCAATGTCACCACTCCCACTTCTCCACCCGTCAAGAGGCCCTCGTCCGCTGCCGCGAGGAGCGCAGAGACGGAGGAGGCCGTGGACGCGTCAAAAGCAAAAAGCGGAGAAGCTACGGCTGTTTCCACAGACGGAATAATGCCTGCCAAGAACACGGATTCCCAGATCCCTTTGAGCAAACCGCTGATCTCAGTTTTAAATAAGAAATCACAGTCTGGATCTTCAAACGTGTCCGTGGATAAAAAAAGCGTCACCAGCCAGCACGTGGAAAAAATGGCCTCAAATGAGGTTGTTAACAAGACTCAAGCCGCTCACAAGCAGCAGACGGTTTCCTCTTCGCAGGCCTCAAATATTGAGAAGCAGTCATGCTCGAATGTGGTCACTTCTTCGGTCACGGAGCAGCAGTTTATTAAGATATCCGGCACCAGGTGCGTCACGGCTGTCCAGGAAAATGTAAATCTCCAGACCGCGGCCGCGTTGACAGCTGAAGATGTGAGGAACAGAGGTGCGCCTCTGACGCCGGGGGCCAAAATGAGTCCCTCTCAATCCACTAAAATTCCAAAGGCCGCCCCGAGTTTCAAGGTGAAAACCTTTAAGATGCCGACGGAGACTAACGAGGAGAGATGTGACACTCACTCGCAGCGGGAGGAGAGCCAAACGAAGGGGATTCAAAGGAGCCATCTGACGTCCGCGAGAACCGAGATGAGGACGGAGATGACCgtaaaggagaagaaaagtcaCGTGACCGCACAGGATGTGGAGCAGGACGTGCACGTTGAAAAGGGAGAGCAGGTACAGAGGCACGTGGCCGACGTGAAGCCGTCCCCGCCGGTTACTCTCTCGCCGGTAATGCCCGAGGAGGGGAAGATGGCGCCGGCACCAGCGCATAGCGGCCACGTCTCCGTCTCACGCGGCTGCCAGCAGAGCGTCAGGACGGAGCGCGTCCAACGCCACGAGGAGGCGGTGCTGACCGAGAGCGTGGTGCAGCAGAGACGAGAGGCCGCGCACGCGAGGGCGCACAAAGCGGCTCGCGGAGACGAGTCTCGCTCCGGAAAAATCTCCGATTTGGAGAAATGCCGTGTGATGCAGAGGCTGCTTGCCGAGATGAAAGAGCTGGAAGGCGCGCCCGGCAAAATGGACTCCGACGCCGTCGGGGTGATAATGAGCAAACTGCCCGACTGGGCGATGGGCTCGGACGAGAAGAGGAACTTTGGTGAAATAGCTCAACAGCAAAGtaagaagaagctgaaagagATGATGGTCTACGTTAGGAATATCTGTCACGCTAAACTCTCGCTTCTGGAGGAGAGCGCGAAGGCCGCAGAACAGCCGGGCCAGGAAAGGGACGCCGCGCCGCCGAGACCGGACGCCGGCTCTCCCGCCGCGACAAGCGCGACGGTCTCGAAGATCAGCATCGGCTCGTCCCTCCAGGAGAGGAAGGTCCACCGGGAGCAGTGGGAAGCGTCCGACCGGAGGGTGTCCTCCCCGCTGGCGAGCGTCCGCACCCCGTCGCCGACCTTCATCAGCATCGAGTCGAGGAGGATCGACTCGCAGTCGCGGGTGACCCCGTCCCCTCCACCCTTCAGGGCGGTCGGTAcgcctccgcctccgccgcgcaggtcacacacacccacggcCGCCTCCCGGGCCACGCCGTCCCCCACTCTGTGCCGCTCCGAGAAGCTGACGAAGCTGAGGGACACCACCTCCAAGCTCTCGCGCAGCatgacccctccccctccgccgccgGCGCCGGCGTCGGACTGCGTCTTTGCCGAGAGGGAGCAGTGCTCCCCGTTTCAGGTCGGGGAGCCTCCAGCAGACGGAGGCGAGGAAGGCTCGGTCGACATGGCCGAAATGGTGGACTCCATGATGACCGTGAGGGACAAAAAGTCCTTCTTCGAGGAGGCGCAGAAGGTGGAGGGGAGCAGGATGTACACCCGGAAGGATCCCATTGACATTCCGGAGCGCTTGGGGCCCGACGCCGAGGAAggcgctgcggcggcggcggcgatggACGTTTCGAAGGCGGATCTCCCGAAGGTGGACCTCTCCAAGCTGGTGAACAGGTTTGAATCCCCACAGCCGAAGGTCTACGCCAGGAAAGAGCCCATTGTCATCGCGGAGAGGCTGGGCAGTGACACGGAGGACGCCGAGGCCGACCCGCCGAGGACCGACGAGGTCCACTCGTTCAACGTCAGAGCCATAAAGAACGTGTTCGAGACCGGCGAGCACGGCTCCCAGGCTGCCCGCGAGCTCCGGGAAATAATCGAGCGGAGGGAACCCGAGGCGGCCCGCCCCCAGGCGGCCGCTCGCGCGGAGACGACCGTGGTCACCGAGCTATTCTGCGCCGTCGACGACGCGACAGCTCACCGGCCCGGCAGCTCCGCGGCCCGCGGCAACCCCCCGTCCTACGCCGACGTGGTGCGCGGCGCCGCCCAGGCGGCCGACGTGCCCGCCGACGTCTCCACCGAGGAGCTGCTCAGGAGCTTCCAGCAGTCGTGGAGCGAGAGCCAGGGGGTGTTCCAGAACCTGGGGTTCAGCGTCACGGAGCAGAGGAGCTCGCAGGTGGTGACGCGCCAGCAGGCGACCGTCGTGACGG AAAATTCGAGTTCCCGAGTCCGAGCTGTGCCGGGCGTGTCGGAAGAGGGTTTACCCGATGGAGTCGCTCTACGCCGACAAACACAACTTCCATAG